In the genome of Gadus morhua chromosome 12, gadMor3.0, whole genome shotgun sequence, one region contains:
- the mcm3l gene encoding DNA replication licensing factor MCM3-like yields MDGSGGLEDLELREAQREYLDFLDDDQDQGVYHEKVRNMVSDNACRLIVNINDLRRRNEKRAKAMLKDSFGELIAFQKALKDLVASIDATFAKQFEDFHIGFEGSFGTNHVSPRTLTARHLGSLVCVEGIVTKCSLVRPKIMRSVHYCPATKKTLERKYTDLTSLDAFPSSAVYPTKDEENNPLETEYGLCAYQDHQTLTIQEMPEKAPAGQLPRSVDVITDADLVDQAKPGDRVQLVGVYRCLPAKQGGFTSGTFRTTLLVNNVKLMSKEIVPTFSADDVHKIKKFCKAHPKDVFEHLGRSLAPSIHGHCYIKKAILCLLLGGNETILENGSRIRGDINILLIGDPSVAKSQLLRYVLYTAPRAIPTTGRGSTGVGLTAAVTTDTETGERILEAGAMVLADRGVVCIDEFDKMSDMDRTAIHEVMEQGRVTIAKAGIQARLNARCSVLAAANPVYGRYDQYKTPMENIGLQDSLLSRFDLLFIVLDNMDPESDLQISEHVLRMHRYRTPGEQEGTAMPLGSNVDIFATEDPNITDTAKQELKIYEKDSILHSHLSKKEKVVTMEFIRKYIHVAKLVKPVLTQEASDYISEEYSKLRSHDQFNSDTARTIPVTARALETMIRLGTAHAKARMSKTIDMEDAEAALELMQFAYFKKILEKEKKRKAPDEDMDLSQSQSQSQSQSQSQTQSQSESHSQDPKRSTRKRALATKDDLNKMAGSKADPYDFAGEENAQPNLRPKPLSQTLRKKEISQDRLKAFKGALLQAFKTKRSQSVAVAELLGLVNKDPTPAQGEGFQEGEVEQLLGRMQDDNQVMVSEGVVFLI; encoded by the exons ATGGACGGGAGTGGAGGACTCGAGGACCTCGAGCTCAGAGAGGCGCAGAGGGAGTACCTGGACTTCCTAGATGATGAC CAAGACCAAGGTGTCTATCATGAGAAGGTCAGGAATATGGTGTCTGATAACGCTTGTCGGCTCATCGTGAACATCAATGATTTGCGAAGGAGGAACGAAAAGAGAGCGAAGGC TATGCTGAAGGATTCGTTCGGTGAATTGATCGCGTTCCAGAAGGCCCTGAAAGATCTGGTGGCCTCCATTGATGCCACCTTTGCCAAACAGTTTGAGGACTTCCACATTGGTTTCGAGGGCAGCTTCGGGACCAACCACGTCAGCCCCAGGACCCTCACTGCCCGCCACCTTGGAAGCCTGGTCTGTGTGGAAGGCATTGTTACCAAGT GTTCTCTTGTGAGGCCAAAGATCATGCGGAGTGTACATTACTGCCCTGCTACCAAGAAGACCTTGGAGCGGAAGTACACAGACCTCACCTCTCTGGACGCCTTCCCCTCCAGTGCTGTATACCCTACCAAG gATGAGGAGAACAACCCTTTGGAGACAGAGTACGGGCTGTGCGCCTACCAGGACCACCAGACCCTGACCATCCAGGAGATGCCCGAGAAGGCCCCCGCCGGCCAGCTGCCCCGGTCGGTGGACGTCATCACGGACGCTGACCTGGTGGACCAGGCCAAACCCGGAGACCGTGTGCAGTTGGTGGGCGTGTACCGCTGCCTGCCTGCTAAACAGGGGGGCTTCACCTCGGGCACCTTCAG GACAACGCTTCTGGTCAATAATGTCAAACTCATGAGCAAGGAAATTGTACCGACCTTCTCTGCTGATGATGTGCACAAGATCAAGAAGTTCTGCAAAGCCCACCCAAAA GATGTGTTTGAACACCTGGGCCGCTCGCTCGCCCCCAGTATCCACGGCCACTGCTACATAAAGAAGGCCATCCTTTGCCTGTTGCTGGGAGGGAATGAGACCATCCTGGAGAATGGCTCCCGCATCCGCGGGGATATCAACATACTCCTGATAG GTGACCCCTCGGTGGCCAAGTCCCAGCTGCTACGCTACGTGCTCTACACGGCTCCCCGGGCCATACCCACCACAGGGAGGGGCTCTACCGGCGTTGGTCTGACGGCGGCCGTTACCACGGATACGGAGACTG GCGAGAGGATCCTGGAGGCCGGAGCCATGGTGTTGGCCGACAGGGGGGTGGTGTGCATCGACGAGTTTGACAAGATGTCCGACATGGACCGAACGGCAATCCACGAGGTGATGGAGCAGGGCCGTGTCACCATCGCCAAGGCCGGCATCCAGGCCCGGCTCAACGCTCGCTGCAGCGTCCTGGCTGCCGCCAACCCCGTGTACGGCAGG TATGACCAGTACAAGACCCCCATGGAGAACATCGGCCTGCAGGACTCCCTGCTGTCTCGCTTCGACCTCCTCTTCATCGTGCTGGACAACATGGACCCGGAGAGCGACCTGCAGATCTCTGAGCACGTGCTGCGCATGCACCGCTACCGGACCCCCGGGGAGCAGGAGGGgacgg CGATGCCTCTCGGAAGCAATGTGGACATCTTTGCCACAGAGGACCCTAACATCACAGACACCGCAAAGCAGGAGCTCAAAATATATGAGAAGGACAGCATCCTACACAGCCACCTTAGCAAGAA GGAGAAGGTGGTTACGATGGAGTTCATCAGAAAGTACATCCATGTGGCCAAGCTAGTGAAGCCTGTGCTCACCCAGGAGGCATCGGACTACATCTCAGAAGAGTACTCCAAGCTCCGCAGCCATGACCAGTTCAACTCGGATACCGCCAGG ACCATCCCAGTAACTGCCCGTGCCCTGGAGACCATGATTCGATTGGGCACGGCGCACGCCAAAGCCCGAATGAGTAAAACCATTGACATGGAAGACGCGGAGGCTGCCCTTGAACTGATGCAGTTTGCCTACTTCAAAAAG ATActggagaaggaaaagaagcgTAAAGCTCCAGATGAAGACATGGACCTGAGCCAGTCCCAGTCCCAatcccagtcccagtcccaaTCCCAGACGCAATCCCAGTCCGAAAGTCACAGCCAGGATCCCAAGAGAAGCACCAG GAAACGCGCCCTGGCTACAAAAGATGACCTGAACAAGATGGCAGGCTCCAAGGCTGATCCTTATGACTTTGCTGGGGAGGAGAATG CCCAACCCAATCTAAGACCCAAGCCTTTATCGCAGACTCTACGGAAGAAGGAGATAAGTCAGGACAG ACTCAAGGCGTTCAAGGGGGCTCTGCTGCAGGCCTTCAAGACCAAGCGCTCCCAGTCGGTGGCGGTGGCCGAGCTGCTGGGCCTGGTCAACAAGGACCCCACTCCGGCCCAGGGCGAAGGCTtccaggagggggaggtagagcaGCTGCTGGGCCGCATGCAGGACGACAACCAGGTCATGGTGTCTGAGGGCGTGGTCTTCCTCATCTGA
- the LOC115555287 gene encoding meprin A subunit beta: MLSRMLILVVALTWYRTVAKLSGETEIDLDEGQDWDILDVNKGLDLLEGDIENVEFDERNTIIGDKYRWPKTIPYYIEESVEMNAKGVILKAFEQYRLKTCIDFTPWKGEENYISVFKGSGCFSSVGNRREGKQRLSIGRYCDRLGTVEHEFLHALGFWHEQSRADRDDYVNIMLDQIEPGKASNFKKYDDKRSSSLGVPYDYGSVMHYGKRAFSIASEPTIVTKIPEFMDVIGQRMGLSDSDLLKLNRLYNCTTSSTFVESCDFEEMNICGMIQGPNNKWEQRMAVSAGPQTDFTSMGQCKGKGYFMHFSTASGSAGDSGFLESRFLYPKPGVQCLQFFLYSSGGANDSLKMWVREYDKLEPELFETITGSSGSWELHHVTLNITKKSRVVFEGVKGDASATLGGLSLDDVNIWSGQCPQHVWKIRNITSLLATTPVGTKVYSPSFLSPTGYSFQVGSYLNGLSTRPDTMALYLYLTSGPNDDSLKWPCPWHQATMSLMDQQSDVRTRMNMQRMVTTDPNEMDGLEFVWDRPSKVGSLVNGPDGSYYRGPGRGTSSFLTHSRLHSRKYIKGDDAYFLLSLQDISQLLLPQPLPSSAPHPKERALAPDVPLGANKGQNTLVMALTLTVSASLLLVALVTSMYVRRRLRTQWQQIDKAVLLEGMPGLLEQKA; this comes from the exons CATCGGAGATAAGTACCGTTGGCCGAAAACGATTCCTTACTATATAGAAGAAAGCGTTG AGATGAATGCCAAAGGGGTGATTCTGAAGGCCTTTGAGCAGTACAGACTGAAGACATGCATCGACTTCACACCAtggaaaggggaggagaacTACATCTCTGTGTTCAAGGGCAGCGG TTGCTTCTCCTCTGTGGGGAACCGGCGCGAGgggaagcagaggctgtccatCGGCAGGTACTGCGACCGCCTGGGCACCGTGGAGCACGAGTTCCTGCACGCGCTGGGCTTCTGGCACGAGCAGTCCCGGGCAGACCGCGACGACTATGTCAACATCATGCTGGATCAGATTGAGCCGG GCAAGGCTTCAAACTTCAAAAAGTACGACGACAAGAGGTCCAGCTCCCTTGGCGTGCCCTATGACTACGGCTCGGTGATGCACTACGGCAAGAGAGCGTTCAGCATCGCCTCGGAGCCGACCATCGTCACCAAGATCCCAGAGTTCATGGACGTGATCGGCCAACGGATGGGGCTCAGCGACAGCGACCTCCTCAAGCTGAACCGCCTCTACAACTGCA CCACCTCTTCAACCTTTGTGGAGAGCTGCGACTTTGAGGAGATGAACATCTGTGGGATGATCCAGGGTCCGAACAACAAGTGGGAACAGCGTATGGCTGTGAGTGCAGGACCTCAAACAGACTTCACCTCAATGGGACAATGCAAAG GAAAGGGCTACTTCATGCATTTCAGCACTGCATCTGGGTCCGCTGGGGACAGTGGGTTTCTTGAGAGCCGGTTCCTGTATCCTAAACCTGGGGTCCAGTGCCTGCAGTTCTTCCTCTACAGCAGCGGGGGCGCTAACGATTCCCTCAAGATGTGGGTGCGGGAGTATGACAAACTCGAACCTGAACTTTTTGAGACCATAACAG GTTCAAGCGGATCATGGGAGCTGCATCACGTGACTCTCAACATCACCAAAAAGTCCAGAGTGGTGTTCGAGGGGGTGAAGGGAGACGCCTCTGCCACGTTGGGGGGTCTCTCGCTCGATGACGTCAACATCTGGTCCGGCCAATGCCCCCAGCATGTGTGGAAAATACGCAACATCACCAGTCTCCTGGCAACCACGCCAGTAGGCACCAAGGTGTACAGTCCCTCTTTCCTGTCACCGACTGGCTATTCTTTCCAG GTAGGTTCGTACCTCAATGGACTCAGCACCCGTCCTGACACCATGGCGCTCTACCTGTACCTGACCTCCGGCCCCAACGACGACAGCCTGAAGTGGCCTTGTCCCTGGCACCAGGCCACCATGTCTCTGATGGACCAGCAGTCGGACGTCAGGACCCGGATGAACATGCAGCGCATGGTCACCACTGATCCAAACGAGATGGACG GTCTCGAGTTCGTCTGGGACCGGCCCAGTAAGGTGGGGTCCCTGGTGAATGGCCCTGATGGGAGCTACTACCGCGGCCCTGGCAGGGGGACGAGCAGCTTCCTCACTCACAGCCGACTGCACAGCAGGAAGTACATTAAAGGAGACGACGCCTACTTCCTCCTGAGTCTGCAAG ATATTTCTCAGTTGCTGCTCCCTCAGCCCCTGCCATCCTCTGCACCCCACCCCAAGGAGAGGGCCCTGGCCCCAGACGTACCCCTTGGGGCCAACAAAGGCCAAAATACCCTAGTGATGGCGCTCACGCTGACGGTGTCAGCATCGCTGCTGTTGGTTGCCTTGGTTACCAGCATGTACGTGCGGAGGAGACTGAGGACACAGTGGCAGCAGATTGACAAAGCGGTCCTCTTAGAGGGCATGCCTGGATTACTGGAACA GAAGGCCTGA